The following proteins are co-located in the Pedobacter frigiditerrae genome:
- a CDS encoding RagB/SusD family nutrient uptake outer membrane protein has translation MKKTLIYTVAALLTISNYSCKKYLDQVPDDRLTFEQVYERKATVERALSNVYANLPDQNNDRFPSQQGNVGPWTAASDEADYTLPNFSENVNSGAWDATRGEVNYHWQNYYRGIQAASTFMANVSRCTDCNISGVDITNRYLNEARAVRAIYYYHLVRMFGPVVLLGNDPIASDAPLEAISKPRNSMDECIDYIVSELDATVAGLPAIPQATEDYGHITGSVAEAYKIKALLTAARPLFNGNTDYALLKNKDGKQLISQTFSAAKWTKLATAAKSFLNNPNYSGYALYTVSSVPTTTPATPNTTFNRAFVATRDVFLNGWNSEIIFGRGGGAGSYQYSVTPNHLGAPDTDKGGSFLSVSQQMVDAFFTVNGLPIQEDPTYSSSGTSSYQAPDGNDQGSPRVISNMYVNREPRFYASITYSGRRWINPQSTIITSFEFNGNAGKGNISNNDYTKTGYTARKHQIVAGRNTGRPIFTVIRLAEIYLDYIEALQESNPSDPDILIYLNRIRTRAGIPTYGSGVGTIPIPSDMREAIRKERRVELAFEMDRYFYTREWKIAETTDTQIRGLNITQNGSGFFTPVVIENRVFQKKHYLWPIPNEEVQKVPLLVQNTGW, from the coding sequence ATGAAAAAAACATTAATATATACAGTTGCAGCATTGCTGACAATTAGCAATTACAGCTGTAAGAAATATTTGGATCAAGTGCCTGATGATAGGCTTACTTTTGAACAAGTTTACGAAAGAAAAGCCACTGTAGAAAGGGCATTGTCAAACGTATATGCTAATTTACCTGATCAGAACAACGATAGGTTTCCAAGTCAACAAGGTAATGTTGGCCCATGGACTGCCGCATCTGATGAGGCAGATTATACACTACCTAATTTCAGTGAAAATGTAAATTCAGGTGCTTGGGATGCAACTAGAGGAGAAGTAAATTACCATTGGCAAAATTACTATCGTGGTATTCAGGCTGCAAGTACCTTTATGGCGAATGTGTCTAGATGTACAGATTGTAACATTAGTGGTGTAGATATTACTAATCGTTACTTAAACGAAGCTAGGGCAGTAAGAGCAATTTATTACTACCATTTAGTAAGGATGTTTGGTCCGGTTGTATTATTGGGTAATGACCCAATTGCATCAGACGCTCCACTAGAAGCAATCAGCAAACCACGTAATTCTATGGATGAGTGTATTGATTACATTGTAAGTGAATTAGATGCAACTGTTGCTGGCTTACCAGCAATTCCACAAGCAACCGAGGATTACGGACACATTACAGGGTCTGTGGCTGAAGCTTATAAAATTAAAGCTTTGCTAACGGCTGCACGTCCATTATTCAATGGCAATACGGACTATGCATTGCTGAAAAATAAAGATGGGAAACAATTGATTAGCCAAACATTTAGTGCGGCGAAATGGACGAAATTGGCTACTGCTGCTAAATCTTTCTTAAATAATCCTAATTATTCTGGCTATGCTTTATATACCGTATCTTCTGTGCCAACAACCACTCCAGCAACACCAAATACTACTTTCAATAGGGCTTTTGTAGCTACAAGAGACGTTTTCTTAAACGGTTGGAATTCTGAAATTATTTTTGGTAGAGGTGGTGGTGCTGGAAGTTATCAGTATTCTGTAACACCTAATCACCTTGGTGCGCCAGATACTGATAAGGGAGGTTCTTTCTTATCAGTTTCCCAACAAATGGTAGATGCTTTTTTTACTGTAAACGGTTTGCCTATTCAAGAAGATCCTACATATTCTTCTTCAGGAACATCAAGTTATCAAGCGCCAGATGGAAACGATCAAGGTTCACCTAGGGTAATTAGTAATATGTATGTTAATCGTGAACCTCGTTTTTATGCAAGCATTACTTACAGTGGACGTAGATGGATCAATCCTCAATCAACCATCATTACTAGCTTTGAATTTAACGGTAATGCAGGTAAAGGAAATATTTCTAATAATGATTACACCAAAACTGGTTATACAGCTAGAAAGCATCAAATTGTTGCAGGTAGAAATACTGGAAGACCAATTTTTACAGTAATTAGATTAGCTGAGATCTACCTAGATTATATTGAAGCCTTGCAAGAAAGTAATCCTTCAGATCCTGATATTTTAATCTACTTGAATAGAATTCGTACAAGAGCAGGTATACCAACTTATGGTAGTGGCGTGGGCACAATTCCTATTCCTTCAGATATGAGAGAAGCTATTCGCAAAGAAAGAAGAGTGGAGTTGGCTTTCGAAATGGATCGTTATTTCTATACAAGAGAATGGAAAATTGCAGAAACTACCGATACGCAAATAAGAGGGTTAAATATTACTCAAAATGGATCAGGTTTCTTTACTCCAGTAGTGATAGAAAATAGAGTATTCCAAAAGAAACATTATTTGTGGCCTATCCCTAATGAAGAAGTACAAAAAGTGCCTTTGCTTGTACAAAATACAGGTTGGTAA
- a CDS encoding basic secretory protein-like protein produces the protein MNKILPIILAFAFGLSFAKAQETETFKEKGYTLIFKNNYKNFDPAFKARMVKTFFKVYPELANDFNKNTAKEVVFHVDTAYTAVAATGGGRIVYNPQWFVKNPGDIDVVTHEVMHVVQSYGGGSGPGWLTEGIADYVRFKYGVDNAGAKWALPAFKPEHSYKNAYRVTARFLNWLETNGNRGIVVKLDNAMRSHTYKDTIWKDLTGKTVDELWATYAANPGV, from the coding sequence ATGAACAAAATTCTTCCAATTATTCTAGCGTTTGCTTTTGGTCTCAGCTTTGCTAAAGCTCAAGAAACCGAAACTTTTAAAGAAAAAGGTTATACGTTAATCTTTAAAAACAATTATAAAAACTTCGACCCAGCTTTTAAAGCGAGAATGGTAAAAACCTTCTTTAAGGTTTATCCAGAACTTGCTAATGATTTTAATAAAAACACGGCAAAAGAAGTTGTCTTTCATGTAGATACTGCCTATACTGCAGTTGCTGCAACTGGTGGTGGCAGGATTGTTTACAATCCACAATGGTTTGTGAAAAATCCAGGGGATATTGATGTGGTAACACACGAGGTAATGCATGTGGTGCAGAGCTACGGCGGAGGAAGCGGGCCAGGTTGGTTAACAGAAGGCATTGCAGATTATGTCCGTTTTAAATATGGCGTAGATAATGCTGGAGCGAAATGGGCTTTGCCAGCTTTTAAACCAGAGCATAGTTATAAGAATGCTTACCGTGTTACTGCTCGTTTTTTAAACTGGTTAGAAACAAATGGTAATAGAGGAATTGTAGTTAAATTAGATAACGCAATGCGAAGTCATACTTATAAGGATACAATTTGGAAAGATTTAACAGGTAAAACTGTGGATGAACTTTGGGCAACTTACGCTGCAAATCCAGGTGTTTAG
- a CDS encoding TonB-dependent receptor, translated as MTKKDTYLTKPMLRFKNCGLIAMALTLVACAGFYSSAMASSINLNKVNSIKKSQVDIVIRGIVKDSTGAPLPGAGIKVKGLSVSAATDVNGAFTITVPNQNSILIVTYVGYDTQEVQVGSKTALEIVLKETVGSKLQEVAIVGFGTQKKESLVGAQSSINAAELKQPVSSMSQLLAGRIPGVVNVTRNGEPGATGSDIFIRGISSLTGGDRGPLVIIDGVPNRNLNEISVYDVENFTVLKDAAATAVYGIRGANGVILINTKQGKIGTPKINVDYYEGVTRFTKRPTLIDGVDYMNLANEAKYNDYIRGGAAGAFNPAYPIDAVQKTAAGTDPVLYPNINWFDAIYNEIGRNRSATANLSGGVSNAKYYVSLGYYGEDGLFKTDEAVNSAVKQNFSRYNVSANLNWDITGTTKMDLGIKGILGQTNYPSQYNAQDIFSQAFQINPTSFPILYPNGSLPGISPQADQRNPYGDITRNGYRIGYSNTLYSNLRLTQDLKAVTPGLSITSMFSFDVNNSNSISRTKRESLFRINPTDPYITAGNPASGYKYALVLQGQDFLNYSIGNGGDKKMYLEAAVNYNRVFGKHAVSGLLLYNQNDNTTPFAGNLTLSIPYRLQGVASRATYAYDNKYFFEFNVGYNGSENFAPDKRYGFFPAIGIGWLLSNEKFFEKFKNTFQMVKFRYSDGIVGSGGSGGGYAGAEGDRFYYLTKVGDASGYTFGQNGNISPAGLGVTAYGVDVTWAETRKQDLGFELKALNSNLSLIVDLFKERRKNQFISRGVVPNYIGLANTPIGNLGIVENKGIDGTIQYDAKLSTDWSLNLRANVTFNKDKVIENDQAPKAFPWMEQRGLNVLASTRFGLIAEKLFESQAEINASPTQFGTLMPGDIKYKDLNGDGKIDAFDETNIGRGDIASTTYGAGFSLTYKNFDFGMFFQGQDNADVMLNIPSFAASGGLGNMLAVATDRWTVANPSQDAVYPRLSYGGTNNNNYRSSTWWLRDISFLRLKNADIGFTLKEGIKSIGVKRLRIYAMGYNLLTFSKFKLWDPELGTNNGTRYPLTSNYSLGLTANF; from the coding sequence ATGACAAAAAAAGATACATATTTAACCAAGCCTATGCTCAGGTTTAAAAATTGTGGACTTATTGCTATGGCTTTAACGCTTGTGGCATGTGCCGGTTTTTATTCTTCAGCTATGGCTAGTTCTATTAACTTGAACAAGGTTAATTCAATTAAAAAATCACAAGTAGATATTGTGATCCGAGGCATTGTTAAAGACTCTACAGGTGCTCCTCTGCCTGGTGCGGGTATTAAAGTTAAAGGCCTTTCTGTAAGTGCAGCTACAGATGTAAATGGTGCTTTTACTATCACTGTTCCTAACCAGAATTCGATACTAATAGTAACTTATGTTGGGTATGATACACAAGAGGTACAGGTTGGTAGTAAAACAGCTTTAGAAATTGTATTGAAAGAAACAGTTGGGTCTAAATTACAGGAAGTAGCGATAGTTGGATTTGGTACTCAGAAAAAGGAAAGTTTAGTGGGTGCGCAATCGTCGATAAACGCTGCCGAACTTAAACAGCCAGTTTCGAGCATGAGCCAGTTATTGGCTGGTCGTATACCTGGAGTAGTAAATGTTACCAGAAATGGCGAACCAGGTGCTACAGGTTCTGATATCTTTATCCGTGGTATATCTTCTTTAACTGGTGGAGATAGAGGTCCGTTGGTTATTATCGATGGTGTACCTAATCGTAACTTAAATGAGATTAGCGTTTATGATGTAGAAAACTTTACTGTTCTTAAAGATGCTGCTGCTACTGCAGTTTACGGTATCCGTGGTGCAAATGGTGTAATTTTAATTAACACCAAGCAGGGTAAAATAGGAACGCCAAAAATCAATGTTGACTATTATGAAGGTGTTACTAGATTTACTAAAAGGCCAACGCTAATTGATGGAGTTGATTACATGAACTTGGCCAATGAAGCGAAATATAACGACTATATCAGAGGTGGGGCAGCAGGTGCTTTTAATCCAGCGTATCCAATAGATGCGGTTCAAAAAACTGCTGCAGGTACAGATCCTGTCTTGTATCCAAACATAAATTGGTTTGATGCAATTTACAATGAGATCGGTAGAAATAGATCAGCAACCGCTAATCTATCAGGTGGTGTTAGTAATGCAAAATACTATGTTTCATTGGGTTATTATGGCGAAGATGGCTTGTTTAAAACAGACGAAGCAGTAAACTCTGCTGTCAAACAAAACTTTAGCCGTTACAATGTGAGTGCGAATTTAAATTGGGACATCACAGGAACCACTAAGATGGATTTGGGCATTAAGGGTATATTAGGCCAAACCAATTATCCAAGTCAATATAATGCGCAAGATATTTTTTCTCAAGCATTTCAAATCAATCCAACTTCTTTCCCGATTTTATATCCAAATGGTAGTCTGCCAGGCATTAGTCCACAGGCAGATCAAAGAAATCCTTATGGAGATATCACTAGAAATGGGTACAGAATTGGTTATAGTAATACCCTATATTCTAACCTTCGATTAACGCAAGATTTAAAAGCAGTAACTCCTGGCTTATCTATTACTTCAATGTTCTCTTTTGATGTTAACAACTCAAATTCAATATCTAGAACAAAAAGAGAGAGCTTATTCAGGATTAATCCTACTGATCCATACATCACGGCTGGAAATCCAGCATCTGGCTATAAATATGCTTTAGTTTTACAAGGTCAAGACTTTTTAAATTATAGTATCGGCAATGGTGGCGACAAAAAAATGTATTTAGAAGCTGCCGTTAACTATAACCGTGTTTTTGGGAAACATGCAGTTAGTGGATTGTTACTTTATAATCAGAATGACAACACCACGCCATTTGCTGGTAATTTAACACTTTCTATTCCTTACAGGTTGCAAGGTGTTGCAAGTAGAGCAACCTATGCCTACGACAATAAATACTTTTTCGAATTTAACGTAGGTTATAATGGTTCAGAGAACTTTGCACCAGATAAACGTTATGGTTTTTTTCCAGCTATAGGTATTGGGTGGTTATTATCGAATGAGAAATTCTTCGAGAAATTTAAAAATACTTTCCAAATGGTTAAATTCCGTTATTCTGATGGTATTGTTGGTAGTGGAGGCAGCGGAGGTGGATATGCAGGTGCAGAAGGAGATCGTTTTTATTACCTTACTAAAGTTGGTGATGCAAGTGGTTATACCTTTGGACAGAACGGAAATATCTCGCCTGCCGGATTGGGAGTTACTGCTTACGGAGTAGATGTAACATGGGCTGAAACTCGTAAACAGGATTTAGGCTTTGAGTTAAAAGCTTTGAACAGCAACCTTTCTTTAATTGTAGATTTATTTAAAGAGAGAAGAAAAAATCAATTCATTAGTAGAGGTGTAGTGCCAAATTATATTGGTTTAGCTAACACTCCAATCGGAAACTTAGGTATCGTTGAAAATAAAGGTATTGATGGTACAATCCAATATGATGCAAAATTGAGTACAGATTGGTCTTTAAATTTACGTGCTAATGTTACTTTTAATAAGGATAAAGTTATCGAAAATGACCAAGCGCCTAAAGCATTTCCTTGGATGGAGCAAAGAGGATTAAACGTCTTAGCTTCTACACGTTTTGGCCTAATTGCAGAAAAGCTATTTGAAAGCCAAGCAGAGATTAATGCAAGTCCGACACAGTTTGGCACTTTAATGCCAGGGGATATAAAATATAAAGATTTGAATGGTGATGGTAAAATCGACGCTTTTGATGAGACAAACATTGGAAGAGGAGATATTGCAAGTACTACTTATGGTGCAGGTTTTTCATTGACTTATAAAAATTTCGATTTTGGTATGTTTTTCCAAGGTCAAGATAATGCAGATGTTATGTTGAACATCCCATCTTTTGCAGCTTCTGGAGGCCTAGGTAACATGTTGGCCGTAGCTACAGATCGTTGGACGGTTGCTAATCCTAGTCAAGATGCAGTTTATCCACGTTTATCTTATGGTGGAACAAATAATAATAACTACAGATCAAGTACTTGGTGGCTTCGTGACATTAGTTTTTTAAGGTTAAAAAATGCAGACATTGGTTTTACACTTAAGGAAGGCATAAAATCTATTGGCGTAAAACGTTTGAGGATTTATGCAATGGGTTACAATTTACTCACGTTCAGTAAATTCAAACTTTGGGATCCTGAATTGGGAACAAATAATGGTACCAGATATCCATTAACCTCAAATTACTCTTTAGGTTTAACTGCTAATTTTTAA
- a CDS encoding basic secretory protein-like protein → MFKKISTIILLSVFAQFSFAQRNQGFKLTILDPNNKVDDQQKTKITEAFNVVYPEFARADGYRTKRDVTLEISDVLVESLTAQAGKIVVNSNWFLKNSSKFEKELRVKFAKNWVSSDTIKKKGYQLVFISKDPNLDQNVKKNLIDTYFKVYPKLVKTFNKNSTKEVLFVVDTAYKAVAEASGGRILFSAGYMKAHPTDIDVVTHETMHIAQGYGYSAGPVWLTEGIADYVRYKYGVDNIGSKWSLPNYNEKQNYTNSYRITARFFVWLEKNIKPGLISTLDTQLRAHQYNEQSWLTLTGKTLPELWAAYAKNPTVDLTYSGKEISK, encoded by the coding sequence ATGTTTAAAAAAATTAGCACCATCATTTTGCTTTCGGTATTTGCACAATTCTCATTTGCACAAAGAAACCAAGGTTTTAAGTTAACCATACTAGATCCCAATAACAAAGTTGATGATCAACAAAAGACAAAAATAACAGAGGCATTCAATGTTGTTTATCCTGAGTTTGCCAGAGCAGATGGTTACAGAACTAAAAGAGATGTAACATTAGAAATTTCTGATGTTCTGGTAGAAAGCTTAACAGCACAAGCTGGTAAAATCGTCGTAAATAGCAATTGGTTCTTGAAAAACAGTTCAAAATTTGAAAAAGAATTAAGAGTTAAGTTTGCAAAAAATTGGGTCTCTTCAGATACTATAAAAAAGAAAGGCTATCAATTGGTTTTTATCAGCAAAGACCCAAATTTAGATCAAAATGTTAAGAAGAATTTAATTGATACTTATTTTAAAGTATATCCAAAATTGGTGAAAACGTTCAATAAGAACTCTACTAAAGAAGTACTCTTTGTAGTAGACACAGCTTATAAAGCTGTAGCGGAAGCCAGTGGAGGCCGTATATTGTTTAGTGCTGGTTACATGAAAGCACACCCAACAGACATTGATGTAGTAACCCATGAAACCATGCACATTGCACAAGGCTATGGCTATAGCGCTGGGCCTGTTTGGTTAACAGAAGGCATAGCTGATTATGTGAGGTATAAGTATGGGGTTGACAATATTGGTTCTAAATGGAGTTTGCCTAATTATAACGAAAAGCAAAATTATACAAATAGTTATCGCATAACTGCTCGTTTTTTTGTTTGGTTAGAAAAAAACATTAAACCAGGCCTTATATCTACATTAGATACCCAATTAAGAGCACATCAGTATAATGAGCAATCTTGGCTAACATTAACTGGTAAAACATTGCCTGAACTTTGGGCCGCCTATGCAAAAAATCCAACTGTTGATTTAACATATAGTGGTAAGGAAATATCTAAATGA
- a CDS encoding ROK family protein, protein MSAARDLMKEDNSTMKFTPLILGVDIGGSHITTGIVDIEKKGLIPKSIKRKHIDSSGSAENILKGWTEIINESFECCEGEIKRIGIAMPGPFDYENGISLIKDQDKFKSLYQLNIKHELAQRLNIQASDIKFMNDAAAFMQGEVFCGAAQGYDKALGLTLGTGLGSAVVVNGQSTDAELWNSKFLNGIAEDYFSTRWFVNKYKSLTGIELAGVKELADVVKTDLHAMQVFNEFGRGLGHFLADIIKETKSEVVILGGNISQAFNLFAPHLIENLKALHLHTEIKITELNEHAALIGAASSWDLTVNKTEKV, encoded by the coding sequence ATGAGTGCTGCTCGGGATTTAATGAAAGAAGATAATAGTACAATGAAGTTTACACCATTAATATTAGGTGTAGACATAGGAGGGTCTCATATCACTACAGGAATAGTAGATATAGAAAAAAAAGGGTTGATTCCTAAATCAATCAAAAGAAAGCACATAGACTCAAGTGGATCAGCAGAAAACATTTTAAAAGGTTGGACAGAAATAATTAATGAATCTTTTGAGTGTTGCGAAGGCGAAATAAAAAGAATTGGAATTGCAATGCCTGGCCCATTTGATTATGAAAATGGAATTTCACTGATAAAAGATCAAGATAAATTCAAGTCTTTATACCAGTTAAATATCAAGCATGAATTGGCTCAACGTTTAAATATCCAGGCATCTGATATTAAGTTTATGAATGACGCTGCTGCTTTTATGCAAGGTGAAGTTTTTTGTGGTGCGGCTCAAGGATATGACAAGGCATTAGGTTTAACATTAGGAACTGGGCTTGGTTCGGCAGTAGTTGTTAATGGACAATCAACAGATGCAGAACTATGGAATTCGAAATTTTTAAATGGTATAGCCGAAGATTATTTTTCTACAAGGTGGTTTGTAAACAAGTATAAAAGTTTAACAGGTATAGAGTTAGCTGGTGTTAAAGAATTGGCCGATGTTGTAAAAACTGATTTACATGCCATGCAAGTATTTAATGAGTTTGGCCGTGGATTGGGACATTTCTTAGCTGATATTATTAAAGAAACAAAATCCGAAGTTGTTATTTTGGGTGGTAATATTTCTCAAGCCTTCAATTTATTTGCTCCTCATTTAATAGAAAATTTGAAAGCCCTTCATCTTCATACCGAAATTAAAATTACTGAACTAAATGAACATGCTGCTTTAATTGGCGCAGCAAGTTCTTGGGATTTAACAGTCAACAAAACCGAAAAAGTATAA
- a CDS encoding GH92 family glycosyl hydrolase, with translation MIKKLLTTALMFAGLGLSAQTVGKITDPVEWINPLMGTQSKPDLSNGNTYPAIAVPWGMNFWTPQTGKMGNGWAYQYDQDKIRGFKQTHQPSPWMNDYGQFAIMPVTGKLKFNEDDRASWFSHKAEIAKPYYYSVYLADANVTTEITPTERAAQFRFTYPKSDSSFVVVDALNKGSYIKIIPEERKIIGYTAKYARGPLPANFKNYFVIYFDKAFTVAKTWSGNKLNNKDLELTSDHTGAVIGFKTTNGEKVNVKVASSFISFEQAEISLKRELANDSFDVTKAKAKAIWNKTLSRIAVEGGTVDQTRTFYSSFYRTLFFPNKLYEIDANNKIVHWSPYNGKVLPGYMFAGTGFWDTFRALYPFLNLVYPSINKEMQEGLINDYKEGGWLPEWSSPGYANIMIGNNSASVVADAYIKGMRGYDTETLWEALKHGANNEGPMTAVGRAGVKYYNELGYVPNDTKLNESAARTLEYAYDDFAIYQFGKALGKPASEIDIYAKRSMNYKNLFDPATGLMRGKKTDGTFSVPFSPFKWGGDFTEGNSWHYTWSVFQDVAGLAKLMGGNAKFVNKLDSVFSMPPIFDESAYGGVIHEIREMQIANMGQYAHGNQPIQHMIYLYNYGGAPWKTQYWVRETMNRMYAATPDGYCGDEDNGQTSAWYVFSAMGFYPVTPATDQYVIGAPLFKKVTLTLENGKTVVINAPANSESNKYIQTLKVNGASYDKNWLSHSALQKGGVLEFGMSATPNKTRGVSETAFPYSFSTEKK, from the coding sequence ATGATTAAGAAATTATTAACTACCGCTTTAATGTTCGCTGGACTTGGTCTTTCGGCGCAAACTGTAGGTAAAATTACAGATCCTGTGGAGTGGATTAATCCTCTGATGGGCACTCAGTCTAAACCAGACCTTTCTAATGGAAATACTTATCCAGCTATTGCTGTGCCTTGGGGAATGAATTTTTGGACACCGCAAACAGGAAAAATGGGTAATGGTTGGGCGTACCAATACGACCAAGACAAAATTCGTGGTTTTAAACAAACTCACCAACCATCTCCATGGATGAATGATTACGGGCAGTTTGCTATTATGCCGGTAACTGGCAAGTTGAAGTTTAATGAAGACGACAGAGCAAGTTGGTTTTCGCACAAAGCAGAAATTGCCAAACCTTATTATTATAGTGTTTATCTTGCAGATGCAAATGTAACAACAGAGATTACGCCAACAGAAAGAGCGGCGCAATTTCGTTTTACTTATCCTAAAAGCGACAGTTCTTTTGTGGTAGTTGATGCATTGAACAAAGGTTCATACATTAAAATCATTCCAGAAGAGCGTAAAATAATTGGTTATACGGCTAAATACGCCCGTGGACCCTTGCCTGCTAATTTCAAAAACTACTTTGTAATTTATTTTGATAAAGCTTTTACAGTTGCAAAAACTTGGTCTGGTAATAAGTTAAATAATAAAGATTTAGAATTAACTAGCGATCATACCGGTGCAGTTATAGGCTTTAAAACTACCAATGGCGAAAAGGTAAACGTAAAGGTTGCGTCCTCATTCATTAGTTTTGAACAAGCTGAAATCAGTTTAAAAAGAGAATTGGCAAATGATAGTTTCGATGTAACTAAAGCAAAAGCAAAGGCGATTTGGAACAAAACTTTAAGCAGAATTGCTGTAGAAGGTGGTACAGTTGATCAAACCCGTACTTTTTATTCATCATTCTATAGGACTCTTTTCTTTCCTAACAAATTGTATGAAATTGATGCAAATAATAAAATTGTTCACTGGAGTCCGTATAACGGAAAAGTTTTGCCAGGTTACATGTTTGCAGGTACAGGTTTCTGGGATACATTTAGAGCGCTTTATCCATTCTTAAATTTGGTTTATCCTTCAATAAACAAAGAAATGCAAGAAGGATTAATTAACGATTATAAAGAAGGTGGATGGTTGCCAGAATGGAGTAGCCCTGGTTATGCCAATATCATGATTGGTAACAACTCTGCATCTGTAGTTGCAGATGCTTATATAAAAGGTATGCGTGGTTATGATACAGAAACTTTGTGGGAAGCATTAAAACATGGCGCTAATAATGAAGGCCCAATGACAGCTGTTGGACGTGCAGGCGTTAAATATTATAATGAGCTAGGTTATGTACCGAATGATACAAAATTGAATGAAAGTGCTGCTAGAACTTTAGAATACGCATACGATGATTTTGCTATTTACCAGTTTGGTAAGGCTTTGGGTAAACCTGCAAGTGAAATAGATATTTATGCTAAGAGAAGCATGAACTATAAAAACTTGTTTGATCCAGCAACTGGTTTAATGAGAGGTAAAAAAACAGATGGTACATTTTCTGTTCCATTTAGTCCATTTAAATGGGGAGGCGATTTTACTGAAGGAAACAGTTGGCATTATACATGGTCGGTGTTCCAAGATGTAGCAGGTTTAGCAAAGCTGATGGGTGGTAATGCTAAGTTTGTAAATAAGCTAGACTCTGTTTTCTCAATGCCTCCAATTTTTGATGAGAGTGCCTATGGGGGTGTTATTCATGAGATTCGTGAAATGCAAATTGCAAATATGGGTCAGTATGCACACGGTAACCAACCAATACAACACATGATTTATTTATATAATTATGGTGGGGCACCTTGGAAAACACAATATTGGGTAAGAGAAACCATGAACAGAATGTACGCAGCTACACCAGACGGTTATTGCGGAGATGAAGACAATGGTCAAACTTCTGCTTGGTATGTGTTCTCGGCAATGGGATTTTATCCAGTTACCCCAGCAACAGATCAATACGTAATTGGGGCGCCTTTGTTTAAAAAGGTAACTTTAACACTTGAAAATGGGAAAACTGTTGTGATCAATGCACCAGCAAATAGCGAAAGCAACAAGTACATTCAAACTTTGAAAGTTAATGGAGCTAGTTATGATAAAAATTGGTTAAGCCATTCGGCCTTACAAAAAGGTGGTGTTTTAGAATTTGGTATGTCAGCAACTCCAAACAAAACTAGAGGAGTAAGTGAAACAGCTTTTCCTTATTCATTCTCTACTGAGAAGAAATAA